The DNA sequence TACCACAACCTATTATCagaaacaattaaattaacaaataaaataacttcACGAAGGTGagctcatttatttattacatataTTAGATCAAAGgataatttagtttaaattttttatttataccAGATGATGCGACCCCTCCATTGGAAAAATATCAGGTTGCAAATATAACAGCATATGCAACATTTTCAGGACATAACATGCACTAGAGACTAAATACtgacttttattatttaagatCAAGCTTCACTTTGTTATATACATCTATAAATCTATATGATGTAGATATAGacatagatatagatatataataaagaaaaaagaaaaattgagtgCAATCCCAAACAAGATTAAGTCTTCAGATTGTCTCATACAATTACTGTCTATCANNNNNNNNNNNNNNNNNNNNNNNNNNNNNNNNNNNNNNNNNNNNNNNNNNNNNNNNNNNNNNNNNNNNNNNNNNNNNNNNNNNNNNNNNNNNNNNNNNNNNNNNNNNNNNNNNNNNNNNNNNNNNNNNNNNNNNNNNNNNNNNNNNNNNNNNNNNNNNNNNNNNNNNNNNNNNNNNNNNNNNNNNNNNNNNNNNNNNNNNNNNNNNNNNNNNNNNNNNNNNNNNNNNNNNNNNNNNNNNNNNNNNNNNNNNNNNNNNNNNNNNNNNNNNNNNNNNNNNNNNNNNNNNNNNNNNNNNNNNNNNNNNNNNNNNNNNNNNNNNNNNNNNNNNNNNNNNNNNNNNNNNNNNNNNNNNNNNNNNNNNNNNNNNNNNNNNNNNNNNNNNNNNNNNNNNNNNNNNNNNNNNNNNNNNNNNNNNNNNNNNNNNNNNNNNNNNNNNNNNNNNNNNNNNNNNTTCACGTAAAAAGCAAAGTTAAATGATGTATGTAGAAAGAATACATGGCTTCTGGAAATATAGTTTGTGTTGTTGTAAAACAAGAATATAACTGAAATTGAAGTacaaataatagtaatatCAAGAAACAGATTCTTAAAAGAAGGCGTAAAAGAACCAGCCAGATATTTCAGCTTATGCTTTACTGTTTAGGATTAAAATGTTACTACTATGGCCCCCTCAAGTCTATCATATCTTACAGATCAAAATATGTTCCTGACAATATCACCTAAGGCAAGAGCCAAATCTTTAAGCTGGATTGAATCCTAGAGAGAGGTCCACTAGAGATCAAAAAGTTTTgaagaaacaacaaaacattatgtcaaattatttcatttctattATCATCCATTACATATTGGAAAGTGACATCAGGACTATAGAAATGGACAAACTCCAATCCTTTCCTTGTGATCTTCTTCCACATGGAAATATATTTCATCCGGATTCCCTGAAATCTTTTCCCAAGACAAAAGGTAAGGGATATCCACAACTGGATTTTCACGAGAAGTTTTGTCTTGGAATGTCCCAGAAAAGGTCAGCCCAAATTTGACAATCTTTCTCATTTAACAAAGTCCAATGATTAAAAACGGAGCACACTAACTGTATTGTTCCTTCATTAGTTCAGAATAAGACCTCTAGTAATTTCCTTCTTGCATATACAAGTTGAGCGGACTCTTTTTCTCCCAAGTTAACTACAATCTTACCCCTTACAACACTAGAGGTTTTCATGCATTTGACCAAGATTATGATACAGTGGGTATATAGACTAAGTAGTTCCTTTAATGTAGGTTGAGCTTGTGcataacttaaaaataatatgaacgAACAAACTCCGAATGTTTGTTATCAGAAAGTGCAGCACCTACAGTATCAAGTTCCTTTTCCAAAAGATCTATTAcaacaatataaaataaataaagtaagcCAGTATAGATTATAAAAGAAGCACACTAAATTCACCATCGAATTTTGGATGGTACAAATTTGAGGATTCAAATGCAGTGCAAACCCAATCCCAATTATTAAGAATTCATTTAAAGCCAAATTTTCATCGTACTTCAGAGATTACCTCACTATAAACAATGGGACAACTTAGACAAGCATTCCACTCAAATAGTGACAAACAAAAAGCAAAATATTGACATCAAATAATAGGGAAAATTCGACAGGGAACATCTCCTACCAGGAGCTGCAATTAGACAACTCCCAAATGTATacaagataataataataatagaaaaaggtTGTGAACAAAAGAGGTCAATtaactatattaaaaatgaaacattttgtTTATAGACCTGTATATTGTGACAATGTCTATGGGATGAAAAGATGTTTCACCTCAAGCTCAATAGTAAAAGATTTAAGACTTTATTCAGCTAAAATCCTGTTTTCTGATTGAACCTCCACCCTCAAAGTTTCGGAAACCATAGTTAAGTTTTGTTAACTATCAGCAAATAACTCATCTGAATTGTTAccaaaaatcattttcaaattttgttttgtttttaaaaagaaagaatccaaATCAATGCTCTGCCCTAGGCATTCatgttatatattttctacTGGCGTTTAATAGGTTCAGAGAAAAGTCCATCAAATAACAAAGGTGATATCGTTTTACTCTCgcaaagcaaaagaaaattaagaaaaagatatgTAGGATATTGTCACCTGAGGAATTACTATTGCCAAGTTCAAGACACCCGCAGACAAACCTGCAAGACGTAACAACACAATAAGAAACTCTCTAGTCCTTCATTCAAACAAAGCAACATCAACACAATCCCCACCTTGACCAAGTTGCAAAGATTCAACACGCGAGGAGATCATGGCATATGGAATGCTGTAAGTAATCTGCAATGAATTATGCAAATAGATCAATACAAGTAATGCATAAAAGGTCCTCCATCATGCATTATCacaaactgaaaaaaaaaattatgttaacTAAATATTCCAAATACAATATGATATATACGTGATTTCTTgaactctaaattttcatcTAATGGTAGTATTATTTGTGCTAAGACAAGAAAGGATGGGATGGAAATAAGATACAACATGTGCGACCACGTTTTAGACAAGGAAGGAACTGCTTACTGCCAAAGGGACGCCAAGAAGAGCAAAGATAATCAATGCAGCTGATACGATACTATTTGGTGGAAGCTCATGGCCTATATAGCCCATATTGTTTGCCACATAGGTGACAACCAGTATAGAAAGGAAACATAGAgccataaaaatattagagaCTCCCCATACAAAACCAGCACCCCACTTTCTGCACAGCTTCTCCATAAGTAATGAAGTTATTCCAAGGACAACAGAGTTAAACATCAGGCCAAATGCTCCCATTCTGACTCCAGAACTATAACTCTGTCCTTCATTTGGCTTGCCACCATAAATCTCTCTACCCATCCAATCAGTATCAAATAGAATAAATGGAAACCATGCTACCCATGTCAGGGAAGTGACAAGCAAAATTACCCATATATACCCGGAGAAGTGTCTAAAAGTATGAAACAACTCCCAGAGAAACGCTTCTGAAGCATGACTTGATTGCCCCATACCTTCTTCCACTACCAGGGACGACCTGCAGCTTGAATCTAGAGAAATCTCTTGAGCTGCTGAAACACTCAAATATGTTGTAATTGCAATGAATACGACATCAATCAAGAAAGCTGACTTGAGATTTGCACAATTAACCGAGCATGCAGAGGTAAGAGTAAACGGCAAGATCTTGTACCAGCCACTAAAAGATCCAGTGGCATACCCAAAAACATTACCAATCGCCATAAATAGTGAAAAATAAGCATTTGCCACTCGATTCCTTCGATGATCCTTACCTAgccaatattatttttgaaagatGTAAGTATCTTAAGATCCACCACACAACATAAGAACTTTCATAGATTCAATTCAACGTGCCATATCCACATATTGTAACGatatatcaattattaatttactaATACAGAAAAATCTTCTACACATGTAAACGAAATTGTATAAGAACAGAGACATCAAATTCAGACGGTATACCAAACAACTTACCNCtatatatcaattattaatttactaTTACAGAAAAATCTTCTACACATGTAAACGAAATTGTATAATAACAGAGACATCAAATTCAGACGGTATACCAAACAACTTACCGGTAAGATCAGCAAGCAAAGCTCTACAAGGACCCTGCGTTAAGTTGTTAGCGACATCgagaatccaaaatccaaacaCAAAGAATCCAATCGCACGAGGCCTAACATCACCTCTGTCACCAATCAACCAACCAAGGTCCGCCGAGTGACCGATAATAAGAACGGCGAGTACAATGGAAAGCGCTCCAGCTACAATGAATGGCCTCCGGCGGCCGTATCGGCTGGTGCAGCGATCGCTCATGTGGCCAACGAGCGGCTGGACAAAGAGGCCAGAAAGCGGTCCACAGAGCCATATGAGACTTGACCAAGCATGAGGAATACCAAGCTCTTGAATATAAGGAGTAAGAAGAGAGAGCTGCAAAGCCCAACCGAATTGAATTCCACATGCGACAGATGCCACGCGAAGTAACCGCTTGAGCGGAACCCTAGCTCCAAGTTGCGGCCGAGTCGGCGGTTGATTCGCTCGACGAGACGCGGTCCGGTGGCGTTCAGACGACTCGGGCATCACCATTTCCGCACTCTACCTAGCATGCGTAGCCTCTCTGATACTCTCGCCGCCACTCTCTCGGAATCTCTGTGTGTGCGTGTAAGTGACGCTGCGAATCCTCGAACGACGCAGCAGCCAGCAGTAGGAAAGGTGGCGGTTCCCGTCAGCTTCCGCAAGCTTCATCATCAACCGAAACTGCCCCTCCAGTTTTCCAATAAATTACATCCATTGCCAATATTaaacaaaagtaaatatatgAAGAATTATTTGCAAGCAAACTATAAagcgaacaaaaaaaattcagttttAAGTTGCTCCAAATACAAGCGATGCCAACCACGTTTAACTATAGAGTTTCTGTGATTGAGTCACTGAAAAGTAACTTGGGTATCACAACGattctcatttttaaataaacccTCTCCACAAGAGatcgttttaaaatcgtgaagtcACCGGTtagagtagggctagaccctctttATCACGGGTGAGAggagggctagaccctcttcATCATTAGTCAGaatagggctagaccctcttcATCACTAGTCAGAGTAGAGCTAGACTCTTCATAATAGTCACGTTTTAAACCAGTGAGGCTAAAAACAATACGTAATGAACCAAAATAGACCGTCACGTTTTAAACCAGTGAGGCTAAAAACAATACGTAATGAACCAAAATAGACcgttttttattggtttttgcGTAAGGAAGAGTCTGTCCAATAAGGGTTTCCATTTGGGTTTGCAACCACTTAGGTTTGCAACCATTTGGGTCATGAGCATCTCTTTTGATTCTCTAGCCCAATctcattaaaacaaaaaagctAAGTCACATTCAAATGTTAGCTTTAGGTTTGTGGTGACCCTTATGATCGGGGCAAGTATCGCTACTGAAAACTCTTGCAATTGTTCCTCCTCACATTTCTCGAGAGGAAGTCGGACCGTGTTTTTCCAGTAGACGGTCAGTGGTAGCATCTCAAGTATACCAATTAGTAAACCATTATTTACGTATGGTTCCTTCGAGAACCCTTGTATGAttcttttggttcttctttcgtgcattttttatttatggtcTTAACATTTTTCAACCTTTGATACTCCACCTGTATCTAAATACTCGCTTTGTTCAACTATATCCACATACCCATAAGCTCTCGAGACCCCTCCTATCAGCACCTTATGATCTTCTCAAAGATCATTGCAAGCTCTCTCTATGACCCCAGTACTGTTGTAGAAGGTTTAGCCCGGCCCAATGAATCAACTTGCCATAAGACTGATATCGCTCCTGACCAATATATGGatctctttatttaaaaaaacactcCACCGACCTATTAAATTAGCTCAAGTTGCAATTTAATTATAACGAACCAATGATTTGTGAGTGATTGGTATAAGATTTCTTGTCAAAAGTTCGGtagactatatatatatatatatattctaaaaagtAGAGAATAAAAGGAAACTTAAAATAAGACCAAACACTTGCTCAATCAACATCTCTATATTTAATCCAAAAGCACTTTAGAAAACTTTTGAACATTTTTCcaatgtttgaaaaaaaatatttgtccATATGCATAACATGAACCATATacctaatttattattaattacaaCTCGAACTCTATCGGTCTGAGAAAAAAATCACGATGTTATCTCACGTTTAATTACAAGGACTTCAAGTTCGTATGGCGGAGCATATGGGTCTTTCTCGGATTGTCATATGCACTCAAACTTTACACCAATTGTGTGTTTTGCAACATTATTCAAGGTCCGGTGTTTGTTTAGATATGTGTCTGAATGTTTAAACATTCTAGTAagtctttaaactttttgatTGAATAGTTTGTCTTATGTCTagtagtgtgagatcccacatcgattgaataGTTTGTCTTATGTGTAGGCCTCggagggaggtggattgtgagatcctacgtcgggtggggaggagaacgaagcattctttataagggtgtggaaacctctccctacaagacacgttttaaaaccttgagggaaagtccaaagaagacaatatctactagtggtgaacTTAGACTCTTACAAATAGGCAGGCACGAACATATTTAACACGGAATTGATATAAAAGATATGAATAGATTTGGAGGAGTGAAAATGTAAATGGAAGACATGATTTTGAGTGGTGAGTTGAAGGTCCAATATAGGGTAGTGGAGAGGGCAAAGGATGACCTTAATCTTAATCAAAGTGATTAATTAGGCCATTAATGACACTTACTTCTGTTAAGAATGGATTTTGTGGTaacaaataaagaacaaaacaaagtaACATACCTGTCTTTCTAcgctgacggtgatacataaGGGACCAAAGCGgccaatatttgctagcggtgatattcgattgttacaaatagtattacagcgaggacactgaacTCCAataggtggattgtgagaacccatattggttggagaatggaacgaagcattctttataagggtgtgaaaacatctccctaatagacgcattttaaacctgtgaggctgacggtgtaCGTAACatgccaaagcagacaatatctactagagaTGGCTTAGgcttgttacaaatagtatcatcagagccagacaccgggcggtgtgtcagcgaggacgttgggccccaagaggggtggattgtaagaaagcgtttcttgtaagggtgtagaaacctctccctagaagacatgttttaaaatcgtgaggccgACAATGATACGGTAGGCTCTACCGGAGTATTAGAAGCAGGTAGTGGAGGAGGAACATAAAGTGTCTTTTTTCCCTACCTCACACTTGCTACAAGAACCTTTTCTTGTCACCTTCTTCAAGGCTGGCTTTGTTACTGTAGTGATATGCTGCTGCACTGTTTTGATCCCCATTTATATTCCTCccattttgttcttgcttCCTTCACCTCTCAATTTCTCAGCTGGAGCTCCACCTTCTGTCACAGTTATGGCTTTTCACTCAGCTTTCTTCCTGCTTTTGTTCCTCACTTCCTCCATCTCTGCTTCTTCTCAAGCTTCTACTGCTACTTCTACTGCTCCCAATCAGTCCCAGTTCTTCCTTCTCATGCAAAACACTGCCTCAGGAAAGTTCCTCACTGATTGGGATctttccaaaggtaaatccTTCTGCAACTTCACCGGAATCGACTGCAATGANCAAGAGGTAAATCCTTCTGCAACTTCACCGGAATCGACTGCAATGACCGAGGTAGCGTCGTTCGGATCGATATCTCCGGCCAGCCTCTCTCTGGTGGCTTCCCCGAAGATCTATGCTCTTACCTCCCAGAGCTACGAGTTCTTCGTCTCGCCCATACTGGTTTCCAGGGACGTTTTCCTCCAGGAATCACTAATTGTTCTCTCCTTGAAGAGCTTGACATGAGCTTCATGAATCTCAATGGAACAATCCCGGATTTGTCGCAAATGAAACAACTACGTCTGCTCGACTTATCGTACAATTCCTTCACTGGCGACTTTCCCATGTCGGTTTTCGACCTTGTGAATCTTGAGGTGCTGAATTTCAATGAGAATTATAATCTCAACTTATGGAAGTTGCCTGAGAAGATCTCCAGAATGAAGAAGCTGAAATCCATGGTGTTGACAACGTGTATGTTAGACGGGGAAATCCCGAGATCGATCGGGAACATGACGTCTCTTGTCGATCTCGAACTCAGTGGGAACTTTCTCAAGGGAGAGATCCCAAAAGAAATTTCCTTACTGAAGAACTTGCAACAGCTTGAACTCTATTACAATGAACTCACAGGAAACATACCAGAGGAGTTCGGAAATCTAACGGAGCTCGTCGACGTCGACATGTCGGTGAACCTTTTAACAGGAGAGCTACCAGAATCCATTTGCAAACTCCCAAAGCTTAAAGTTCTACAGATTTACAACAATAGTCTAACAGGAGAGATCCCAAGTGTACTAGCTAACTCAACAACACTAACTATGCTATCACTTTATGACAACTTTCTTACAGGACAGATTCCACAAAAGTTGGGGAAGTACTCACCAATGGTCGTCGTCGACTTGTCGGAAAATCGCCTGTCGGGGCCATTGCCATTGGATATATGCAGAGGAGGGGAATTGCTATACTTTCTTGTCCTGCAAAACAGCCTTTCTGGAGAAATCCCAGCAAGTTTCGCCAAATGCGAGTCGATTTTGAGGTTTCGGGTTAGTTTCAATCAGTTGGTAGGAGAAATTCCTCAAGAACTTTTGGCTCTCCCCCATGTTTCAATCATTGATGTTGCTCATAATCATCTCACTGGTTCCATTTCAAGTTCTATCTCACAGGCAAGAAACTTATCAGAGTTGTTCTTGCAAAGAAACAGGATTTCTGGAGTTATCCCGCCGGAGATTTCAGGAGCAACCAATCTGGTGAAGCTTGATCTCAGCAATAATCTTCTCTCCGGTCCAGTGCCGTTCGAGATCGGCAATCTGAAGAAGCTTAATTTGGTGATGTTACAAGGAAATCAGCTGGATTCATCGATCCCTANCCGGTCCGGTGCCGTTCGAGATCGGCAATCTGAAGAAGCTTAATCTGGTGATGTTACAAGGAAATCAGCTGGATTCATCGATCCCTAGTTCACTCACTTCATTGAAATCCCTCAGTGTTCTTGATCTCTCAAACAATCGTTTTTCCGGCGAAATCCCAGAAAGTTTGAGTAAATTGTACCCAAATTCTTTGAATCTTTCGAACAATCAACTTTCCGGTCAAATTCCTCTGCCTTTCATCAAAGAAGGATTAGCCGATAGATTTTCCGGCAATCCAAATCTATGCATTCCACCGGCGTATTTCATTTCAACGGAACAGAAATTCCGGATTTGCTCGCGTTTTCCCTTCGCAAAACGTCTGAATTTCATCTGGACAATCGGAATTCCATTGCTCATCTTCATCACCGCCGCCGTCCTGTTCATAAAACGCCGAATCACAACCAGAAAGGCCTCAGACATCGAGAACAAAGAAACCCTAACTTCGCGATTCTTCGACCAAAACACGATTCTAGAAGCCATGGCGGAAAAGAACATCGTCGGTCACGGTGGATCCGGAACCGTCTACAAAATCGAGATCGGAAAAGGAGAAATCGTCGCCGTGAAGAGACTATGGAATCGGAGAGCGAAACATCTCGTCGACAAGGAATTGAAAACagaaatcgaaaccctaaaaacCGTACGGCACAAGAACATCGCCAAACTCTACAACTACTTTGCGGCTCTAAATTGCAGCCTTATGGTTTACGAATATATACCAAACGGAAACCTATGGGACGCGCTTCATAAAGGGTGGATTCATCTCGATTGGCCCACGCGCCACCGCATCGCGGTGGGAATCGCCCAAGGCCTCGCTTATCTCCACCACAACTTCTCGCCGCCGGTAATCCACAGAGACATCAAAACCACAAACATTCTGCTCGACGCAAATTACCAACCCAGAATCGCAGATTTCGGCATAGCCAAAATCCTCCAAGGAGGCAAAGACTCAACCGGCTCTGTAATCGCCGGAAAAACCTCCGGCTACTTAGCTCCCGGTAAGTTTCTTCATCAATTCCATTACAAATTTCAAACCCCATTATCAATTTCCATTGAACGTTACAAATTACAGATTATGCAGATTCATCAACGGCGACAACCAAATGCGATGTGTACAGTTTTGGGGTGGTTTTAATGGAGCTGATTACAGGGAAGAACCCGATTGAAGCCGAATATGGAGATAACAAGAACATTGCACACTGGATTTCGAACAAAATCGACACAAACGAACAAATTCTTGAGATTCTCGACAAGAGATTAAAAGGGTTGTTCATAAATGAGATAATTAAAGCATTGGGTATCGCAATTCGCTGTACTAAGAACAATCCAGAGCTCCGACCCGCCATGGGAGAGGTGGTTGAGCTTCTGCAAGAGGTGGATCCTTGCAAATATGATCAAGCTTCAAAGATGTCAAAAAAGTAGGAGATTATACGTATGATGTCACTAAAATAAAGTGCCCCTTTTGAGTCCAAAGTCCAAGGggtgactttttttttcttcatgaatTGATATTATATGTATGaatgaattatattatatgataaagATTAAGTGCTTTCTCCAACACTATGGGTAGGAAGGGAGAGTCAAAGATGACCAAGTTGTTGCCCTCTACTTCTTTTGGTTTGTAATGGCTAATAGATGAAAGACATAAgctatgattttgtttttatctcgatctttcttcgtttttttctctttgaccGTGCAAACGAGTTCAAGTTGGAAACTTTTTCTCAAATTACGATGAAAAAGACGGGATTTTTGTGAAGATAGATAAACATATCTGTAAGTGGCAATATGGTGATAAAAATACGAAAAAAATTGCGtctttttctcaatttcttataagaacgTAGAaacaaattgttttaaaactatgaggctgacgacgatatgtaatgagttaaagcagacaatatttgctaatggtGGGCTCGAGCTATTATAGTTGATATCAGAGTCGGGCATAGAGCGGTGTGCCGACGAGGACTTTTGACCCCTAAAAGGGGGTgtggaatgtgagatctcaccttggttagagagagaaacgaagcatttcttataagggtatggaaacccctccctagtagacacgttttaaaatcgtgaggttgagagcgatacgtaatgggctaaagtagacaatatatACTAGCGGTAGTCTCGCGCTGTTACAGttgtattagagccagacactgagtggtgtgctagcgaggacgctgcaCTCCAACATCGGATGGAGATAGGAACGAAAcaattcttataagggtgtggaaacccctccctagtagacacgttttaaaattgtgaggttgagagcgatacgtaatgggctaaagtagacaatatctactagcggtggtcTCGCGCTGTTACAGttgtattagagccagacactgagtggtgtgctagcgaggacactgcACTCCAACATCGGATGGAGAtaggaacaaagcatttcttataagggtgtggaaacctctcccttgtagacacgttttaaaatcgtgaggctgaggACAATACGTAACAAACTAAAACATGCAATATCTACGAGTAGTAGACTCAGTTGTTACTAAAACCACAAGACTATTAGGTACAacagttaattttttaaaaaatacatcaatcaatcaatggGTCATTTAAAATTGCAAAAGTTAAAACAACTTAAACTTTCTCGATACCCCGTCCAACAAAACAAGACACGAAATTGAATGATTTAACACGAACCGAACCACAAAGTCACCCAAATGGACCCATAATAAACAATTATTCAATACCCCTTTTGTCaaaattgtcaaaaaaaaTTCCCTTCCATAAAGGGGTCCTAGAATTGAAAGATAAGATCTCGAGTGTctttagtggaagatggtgattGGCCCGCACGaccctttttgttttaaaatttttcaaactCGACCCCTCGatctaattcaaaaaatattcaaataattgacCCATTATTGTGCCCAAAAATTAccatatattataaatgattaataatATGATGACAAAATTACATCACTAAAgcttaaaaatttgaagcatAAGAAAAGCATCTTattatataatcattataaaacacttttatttaatcatttataagCCCAAACATAAGGCCTCAAATTGCTTCAATTATTGACCAAAGTAAAACCCTAGCGGATGTTATCCGTTCAgtctattacgtatcgtcgttagcatcacggttttaaaatacgtctattagggagaggtttccacacccttataagaatggttcgttcccctctctaatcgatgtgggatctcacaatctaccctccttcGAGCCAGCATCCTTGCAGGCACACCATTCAATGAtcgactctaataccatttgtaacagctcaagctcactgctagcaaatatttaCCGCTTTACcatgttatgtatcgtcgtgagcctcatagttttaaaacgcgtctactaggaagaagATTTTACATtcatataagaaatgattcgttctcatctccaactaatgtgggatctcacgatccaccctccttggggccagcatcctcgtatGCACACCATTTAGTGAttgactcttataccatttgtaacagcccaagctcactgttTGCAGATATTTACCGCTTTACCATGTTATGTATTGTCATGagcttcatggttttaaaacgtatctactagaaagaggttttcacattcatataagaaatgattcgtcctcctctccaacaaatgtgagatctcacaatccaccctccttggggccAGTATCCTCGCAGGCACACCATTCAGTGAttgattctgataccatttgtaacagctcaagctcactgctagcagatagtTACCGCTTTACCatgttatgtattgtcgtaagcctcatagttttaaaacgcgtttactagaaagaggttttcacattcatataagaaatgattcgttcccctctccaactgatgtgaaatctcacaatccactccccttgggggccagcgtcctagCTGGTACACCATCTGCTGACTGaatctaatatcatttgtaacaacccaagtccaccattaGCTGACATTGTAcgcccgttacgtattaccgcaacctcacgattttacaacgcgtctactagggaaaggttttcaag is a window from the Cucurbita pepo subsp. pepo cultivar mu-cu-16 chromosome LG07, ASM280686v2, whole genome shotgun sequence genome containing:
- the LOC111798544 gene encoding receptor protein-tyrosine kinase CEPR1-like isoform X2, which translates into the protein MAFHSAFFLLLFLTSSISASSQASTATSTAPNQSQFFLLMQNTASGKFLTDWDLSRGKSFCNFTGIDCNDRGSVVRIDISGQPLSGGFPEDLCSYLPELRVLRLAHTGFQGRFPPGITNCSLLEELDMSFMNLNGTIPDLSQMKQLRLLDLSYNSFTGDFPMSVFDLVNLEVLNFNENYNLNLWKLPEKISRMKKLKSMVLTTCMLDGEIPRSIGNMTSLVDLELSGNFLKGEIPKEISLLKNLQQLELYYNELTGNIPEEFGNLTELVDVDMSVNLLTGELPESICKLPKLKVLQIYNNSLTGEIPSVLANSTTLTMLSLYDNFLTGQIPQKLGKYSPMVVVDLSENRLSGPLPLDICRGGELLYFLVLQNSLSGEIPASFAKCESILRFRVSFNQLVGEIPQELLALPHVSIIDVAHNHLTGSISSSISQARNLSELFLQRNRISGVIPPEISGATNLVKLDLSNNLLSGPVPFEIGNLKKLNLVMLQGNQLDSSIPSSLTSLKSLSVLDLSNNRFSGEIPESLSKLYPNSLNLSNNQLSGQIPLPFIKEGLADRFSGNPNLCIPPAYFISTEQKFRICSRFPFAKRLNFIWTIGIPLLIFITAAVLFIKRRITTRKASDIENKETLTSRFFDQNTILEAMAEKNIVGHGGSGTVYKIEIGKGEIVAVKRLWNRRAKHLVDKELKTEIETLKTVRHKNIAKLYNYFAALNCSLMVYEYIPNGNLWDALHKGWIHLDWPTRHRIAVGIAQGLAYLHHNFSPPVIHRDIKTTNILLDANYQPRIADFGIAKILQGGKDSTGSVIAGKTSGYLAPDYADSSTATTKCDVYSFGVVLMELITGKNPIEAEYGDNKNIAHWISNKIDTNEQILEILDKRLKGLFINEIIKALGIAIRCTKNNPELRPAMGEVVELLQEVDPCKYDQASKMSKK
- the LOC111798544 gene encoding receptor protein-tyrosine kinase CEPR1-like isoform X4; amino-acid sequence: MAFHSAFFLLLFLTSSISASSQASTATSTAPNQSQFFLLMQNTASGKFLTDWDLSKGKSFCNFTGIDCNDRGSVVRIDISGQPLSGGFPEDLCSYLPELRVLRLAHTGFQGRFPPGITNCSLLEELDMSFMNLNGTIPDLSQMKQLRLLDLSYNSFTGDFPMSVFDLVNLEVLNFNENYNLNLWKLPEKISRMKKLKSMVLTTCMLDGEIPRSIGNMTSLVDLELSGNFLKGEIPKEISLLKNLQQLELYYNELTGNIPEEFGNLTELVDVDMSVNLLTGELPESICKLPKLKVLQIYNNSLTGEIPSVLANSTTLTMLSLYDNFLTGQIPQKLGKYSPMVVVDLSENRLSGPLPLDICRGGELLYFLVLQNSLSGEIPASFAKCESILRFRVSFNQLVGEIPQELLALPHVSIIDVAHNHLTGSISSSISQARNLSELFLQRNRISGVIPPEISGATNLVKLDLSNNLLSGPVPFEIGNLKKLNLLNLVMLQGNQLDSSIPSSLTSLKSLSVLDLSNNRFSGEIPESLSKLYPNSLNLSNNQLSGQIPLPFIKEGLADRFSGNPNLCIPPAYFISTEQKFRICSRFPFAKRLNFIWTIGIPLLIFITAAVLFIKRRITTRKASDIENKETLTSRFFDQNTILEAMAEKNIVGHGGSGTVYKIEIGKGEIVAVKRLWNRRAKHLVDKELKTEIETLKTVRHKNIAKLYNYFAALNCSLMVYEYIPNGNLWDALHKGWIHLDWPTRHRIAVGIAQGLAYLHHNFSPPVIHRDIKTTNILLDANYQPRIADFGIAKILQGGKDSTGSVIAGKTSGYLAPDYADSSTATTKCDVYSFGVVLMELITGKNPIEAEYGDNKNIAHWISNKIDTNEQILEILDKRLKGLFINEIIKALGIAIRCTKNNPELRPAMGEVVELLQEVDPCKYDQASKMSKK